Genomic DNA from bacterium:
AAGACCTGGTTTGTCTGAACCAATAGCGGTTTCGCACGCGGAAAGGGTCACAAGCTGCATTCTTCGCCATTCCTCGCCCGAAATCTCAGTCGCTGTCCACCGTCCGTCCGATTCCGCGGTCGACGAGAGTTGGATGTATGACTCCCACGGCGATGTTGAATTAAGCCTGCAATGAGACGCTATGTGGAGGAATTTGATGTTCTTGCTCTTATCGGTGACCTCAGGTTCGGTTGCATTTTCGCCAAGAAGCAGTATCGAGCCGGGATACTCGCTGTCAATGGCTTGTGCCTCTATCTGGGATTCAGGCAGGTTAGCGCCGAGGGGATTGCCAACAACTAGAAGGGTATCTGGCTTATCCGCAGGCCAGTCAGATCTTCGCTGGATGCACTTCAAGAGCTCGGCAGAAGTCAGGAGATTCCAGTTGATCTTTTCAGATAAGAAGTGAAGGTTACCCTCCTTTTCGTAAGCGAGCGCTCCGAATGGAATATAGTAGAGTTCACTCGAAGGGATAAACGTCACGATCCTTGAGTTTTCCAGAGAAGCCTCAAACGGCTCAATCAAAAGATCGTAAAGCTTAGTCAATACATCCTTCAAAGGTTTAACCTCCCTTTCATAGAAAGCGCTGTCCGGTGAGTTCCAGTTCCACAGGGAGATGTTTTGATAGGCTATCAGCCTTAAACCTTTATCGAAGCACAGATAGCGGCATTGAGCAACGAGTCTTGAAACAGAATCCCGGCTGATGTCTATGGACCTTGCCTCGTAGTTGGAATCCGAGACGAGAAATAGATACAGTTTTTTTTCTGATGGGTATGCCATGAGAAGCTTCTGTCCCTCGGGCAGTTCCTGTCTCAAAGATGCAAAGAGGACGGGATCGACAGTTACTGCGAAAGCGTAATCTGGTTCTGTCTTAATCTCGCTCACGACCTTGAAGAACTCCGCCTTCGTCTCGGCAAGTATCTTTGAAAGGGATGCGATTCGCTCAGGGGCTTGTTCAAGCGTGTCCTTGCTTTTTTCCGCAAGAAGCTGTTCGGCTATAATGCCTTCTTCAAGCGAAAGCTCGTTTGCGAAATTCAATTTCTGTTTCAGGGAATCCTCGCCTAAAGCCATGCTTCCCTCTTCAAGCGAGGCCTTGAGTCTTTTAAGCTTTGAACGTTCAACAACCTCGAAGGCTTCTTCAAACCTTCCAGACGCCATAAGCAGATCTATATAATTCTCGTATATCTCGCTGTGCTTCTCGGCGTATGCCTTCCTGTACTCCGTTCCAACCCTCAGGCTGCTCTGTTCAAAGACATCTGCAGCCATGCTTGCATGGATTAAAGCCACGCTGTCCTGTCCAAGTGCTTTTTCAGCCTGGGAAAGATGAGTGTAACCTTTTGCCAGACTCAAAGGGGCTAGAGCGTAATTCTTCTCGTTAATCTGGACGCTTGCTTCAAAATATGCAAGCGCTTTTCCTGGGTTGCCGGCTTTAAGATAAGTCGCGCCTAATCCATCCATTGTTTCTGCGACACCGAAGCCCGTTCCAACAGGACATTTCTCCCAAACGCTGAGCGCCTCATCGTAGTTCCTTACCGCTTCCGCATAGTTCCCTTTCTCGCGGTAACCGGTAGCCAGATCGTCAAGCGTAGATGCAAGTATTTGGGGATGAGAACCTTCGGGCAGGTTCCGCAGATTTTCAACGGCTTTGGAAAGAAGGTTCAGACCGTCATCGGTTTTGCCTTCCTTCATTCGGATCTCGCCGAGAAGGCTGTAATATGCCCATACCCTGGGTCCCTCTTCGCCGAACACCTCTGTAAATACTTCAAGCGCCCTTGAGGCCAGCGAGTCGGCCTTCTCAAGCTCGCCTAACTCGAAATATGTGGATGCCAGATCGCTCATTGAAAGCGCAAGCCACCACGGAGAACCGGAGAGTTCTGCGAGTTCCATGGCATTGCTCCGGTATCCCAGGGCTTTTTCCTCGAATCCCAGCCCTGCATAGAGCTGGCCTGCAAAACCGTAAAAGGGAATCAGTTCAGGCGAGGAATCGCCTACAGCCGCACGAGCGATATCGATGCTTTTAAGGACAGCCGAGTCCATCATGGAGAGCCTGCCTTTTGCTCCCCAGGAAGCGGCAATCCACTGCCAGCTTCTCGCGGATTCGAGGGAATCGATCTCCGTGTAAATGGATGCCGCCGAAGAGAGTTCTACAATAGCGTCGTCGAAATGTGCAAACTGGAATTCGTACACCCCAAGGTCATAATACGCATCCGCTACGCGGCGGTGTTTGGTTCCGAGTGCGGCCAGTCGGATAAGCAATGACGCTTTGAGATGCTCCATCGCTTCTTTGTATTTATTCAGACCGCCGTACGCTTTTCCCACAAGACCTTCCAGGCGCGCGGTCAAAGTATCTTCCCTGCCCATGAATCGAGCCGCAAGAGCAAGACCTCTCTCCGATGTGGTTAGCGCCGAATCATACTGCGATGAAAGAATAAGCACCCAGGAAAGACCACTCAGGGCGTCTACAAGACCGTTCGTATCCGAAATCAATTCCCTCATTCCTATCTCTTGCGAGAGGTGAAACCGGGCAAGGTCGAGTTGATAGTCGCCAGCCGCCTGCATTCCTGATTCATGAAGACTGTCAGCCGCAGAACGCACGGAATCAGCGTTTTGGGAATACACAACACCCGCTGAGATCAAGAAGAGAATCAGTACCGTCGCGCGCCACGAATATATTATTGTTCCTCCTAATCGGTTTCGAGTGCAAGTGTAAGAATCTCTTGGGCTATGTCAAGTCCCGGATTGTAATCGCCCAGACTCCTTAATGGTGCGGAATTCGGCTAATCGTTCTGCAGGTTGGATGGAGTTTTGTTTGAGTCCGACGTTGCGTTTGATGTGTCTTCTCTCTCTTGTGTTATGAGCTTGTTAAGTGAGTCCTCATAGTCGTCTTTGCGCATTATGGTGATTTCGCCTCCAATCCTGTGAATCATTACCCAATCGATTCCCACCCTTGTTACGAATACCTTATCTAATGATTTCTTCCCGGTAAGAGATGAACCAGGAGACCTTTCGTTATCGGAGTCACGAATGATTGTATCTTCTGAGGAGAGTACGAAATTGATTGTTTCTTGAAATCCCTCTGCGGCGCTAACACTAACTGTCGTTGTACAATATAAAACTAACAATAGTGTAAACACAATGACTATCTCAAAAGCCTGACTAGGCTTTCTAACTCAGACTGCGATTTTGCCCTCCATCCGCCTCTCTTCAGAACGCCGATTTCCTGTCTGTGCATCTATAGATGCGCCTGACCACAAAGAGCGGGACTAGTTGCCAAACTCGCTTACTTTATAATAAGCCAAAAAAACGAGCTGTCAAGTGTACTTCAAAGCGTTACATAAGGTGTTACTTCCACTGAAGATGCAGAATTCATACTTTTTTGCTGTGAAAAGTGCTTTTCAAAAAAATTAAAGTATGTTTCTTGACAAACATGAATTCCTTGATAAGCTATCTTATGATATTCATATATGAGGATTCCTGGGAAAACTACAAGCCCCTTTCGCTGCTGAGGCCTGTAGCTGAGGTCCGTTGCGGAGCTCTCACCTTCAGACAAAAGATAGAGAGTGTATTTAAGGATGAAGTTCGGATGATAGTTCGGGATCGTATGCCTGACCTCTGTCTTGAACAATGGCCTGAGGCGTCGCGGGGGATCAACGACGTACCGCAAGGCAGGCATCTTTTTATAGCTGCCGGCTCGATATTTACTGCTCCGATTCCAATGACCGGTTATGATGATACCTTCGTGGATGAAAAAGAGCGCATCCTGGGTTTCGAGACCGACTCGCTCGCCGGCTATGTGAGCGCCGAAAGCATCGCCGATTTCCTCGCGGATTCAACTCCTCAAAAGCGTTCCGTCCCTGGTAGAAGGATTCATTACCCCTGGGAGATATTCGCAGGGCTTGAACTTGAGGTTACAAGGGACTTTAAGGGAAAGCTCTCACAAGGCGCAATCGATTCGCATGTGGCGGTTTACGGCGATGCGCTAAGAATCGAAGAGGGCGCAGTAATAGAGGCAGGTGTCACCATAGATTGCAGAAAAGGGCCTGTGACGGTGGCAAACAACGCTTTAATCAAGGGTCCGACGCTTATAGAGGGTCCTGTATATGTCGGCGAGAAAACGGTTGTGGACAGCGCCCGGCTTCGTGCAGGAACCGTTCTCGGACCTCAGTGCCGCGTGGGCGGCGAGATTGAAGCCTCAATCCTTCACGGGTTCGTTAACAAGCATCACGAGGGTTTCATAGGTCATGCCTACGTCGGAGAATGGGTCAATCTCGGCGCGATGACGACGAATTCTGACCTGAAAAACAACTACTCTCCGGTAAGGGTCGTTTTGAATGGCGAAGAGTACTCAACCGGGATTACAAAATTCGGCTGCATAATCGGCGATCACACAAAGACCGCCATCGGGACTCTTATCCCAACAGGAGCCGTCATCGGCGTCTTTGCAAACATACTCGGAGGAGGCCTTTGCTCGAAGAACATTCCGTCCTTCTCCTGGGGCGAGGAGTCCGTCTACTCCCTTTCCCAGCTTGCCGAAACTGCGGAAAAGGTGATGGCGCGCCGGGATGTAAGCATTGGAAAAACTCTTCTGGAATTCATCTCGAACCTTCATTCAGAACATACTCAAGATGTCGGCTAGCTTCCTCGGCATCGATATAGGCGGCACTACCGTCAGCCTGGGACTTGTGGATGCTCATGGGAAGATAAAGAGTAAAAGAGAGATACCGACAATTATGAATGAAGCTCCGCAGAAGCTCGTTGATAGAATTTCATCCGCAGCGCTGGCAGCAGCCAAGACCGAAGCGATATCGAGGGTCGGAGCGGGGATTGCAGGTCTTATCGATCACCGCAGGGGTGTGGTTCGGTTTTCGCCGAACCTTTCAGGCTGGAACGACATCCCTCTCGCTGATATGCTTTATGAACGCTTCAGGGTTCCTGTCGCAGTAGGCAATGACGTCAATGTGATAGCGTGGGGCGAGTTCAAATTCGGAGGGTACGAAACCAAGGATCTCTTTTGTTTCACCCTCGGAACCGGAATCGGAGGCGGAATAATATCAGGAGGCCGTCTCATCCTTGGCGCAAACGACGCCGCGGGCGAATTCGGACACACGTCGTTCGAACGCCAAGGACTCAAGTGTCTCTGCGGACTCAAGGGCTGCCTTGAGAGCTATGTCGGAACAAGGTATCTCGTAAAAGCCGCAAGAAGAAGGATGAAGAAGGGTTCGCCGCTCATGAAGCTTGCATCAAGCCATGAACTGACCCCCAAACTTCTTGCCGCGGCTGCAAGACAGGGCGACCAGGTAGCCCGTGAGATATTTACCGAGGCAGGAGAGCGGATAGGCAGAGCGCTCGGCAATGTAGTGCAGCTTCTTGATCCTGACGTCATCGTAATCAACGGCGGAATAAGCAGGGCCGGCGAGTTGATTCTTTTGCCTATACGCGAATCGCTGAAACGCTACACAATGCCCCTTAAAGACCGCAGACTGCGTGTACTGCGTTCACGTCTCGGGGATAAGGCAGGAATTCTTGGGGCTGCTGCGCTTACAGATATCGTTTCTTAATCCCCTCTGTCCTCTCCTCCCTGTAAGATTTTACCGCTTTTTCAAATCAGGATAATGCAAAACCAGGCTCTTTCATGCTCGAATTAATAGCTCAGCGGGTCTTTTTCCCACGGCTTCTTAATGAAATCGAGTCCGTCCTTGCGTTTTCTTCCCAGGTCTATCGGGATACTCGCATTAATGCTATACACGGGCTGAATGTCTCCGTCGCGCGTTATTGCTACTCCGAACATCGGGTTAATGGTAAGGAAGTCCCAGGCTGCATGTATCTCAGGACCCATAAGAATGCCTGCGGAGGCTCCAAGAACCTCGTGCGAATCGAAAGCGGCATCGGCGAACACGCTCACGTAAAGGTCTTCGAAGAATATGTTCGGGTTCCATATCCCGAAGCGCATCTTCAGGAGCCTGCGCCGGTACTCAAGTGTCGCGGTCTGGAATGTCCAATCGGTGGTGGTAAGGGTTGTATAGTAGCCTCTTATAGGATTATAGTAGTAATATGCGGTCTGCTTCTGGGCGGAAAGATCCAGTCTCGATGATATGTCTCCTATGATTACTCCGCCGAGAAGGTCGACGGCAGCTGCGCCTCTTAGAGCAAGAATCGAGCGCTCTCTCGTGGAGAATATTGGCGATTCCCAGCCGTGCGACGCCCTTGCGGCAAGGCTCCAGAATGGCCATGCGAAAGAAGCGCTTATCGAGCTTTCCAGACTACGGTAATCGAGCAATGGTCCGTACGCATTAAACCCTTCGCCCCAGTAAATGCTTCGCAGACCTCGTCGCGAGCGGGCGACAAGCGGAATGCTCATGGATGGGTTTATGCTGAAACTGTAGCCTGCCAGTGAGTCATTAATGTTCCACAAGGGACCGAAGCCTGCATCAAGAAACAAACCTAGCGGCCCGAAGCGGTAGTTGCTCCAGAAAACACTCGCGCTTGGCGCAAGACCAACTACGTCATAATCGGCGCGGATGGAGTAGGAGTTCTCGCCGAGCACGTCCGCTCCCTGGAAATAGAGCCCGGGAGCAAGATGAGTCAGGCCTTGCGCAGAAGACCACTCCATGGTAAAGTACGGAACTCGTACCCAGGGTCTCAGAAGAGTAAGATAGGGCGATAACGGTGAACGTTCCTTGAAATCGCCGTCCCAGGCAGGTTCGAGCGTCGACACCTGCTCCGTATAGGTCGAAGGGAAGACCGCTTCCGTGAGTGCTGGTTTTACCGAGTACAGGTCGTTTCCCCGTGGGTTAAGGCTCATAAAGTAAAGCCTATCGCCAAGCAATACAGGATTCTGGGTGTAGCTGGGGGTCTTGAACTGCTCAATTGCACCTGATTTCGGGTCGAGTACGTATGAGCCGACTGCACCGTCAGTGCCGTAAGGGTTTGCGGAGTACATTATCTTGCCTCCCATATCCAGAGAAAGACCTGTTTCGCTCCAGACACTATTCGTCAATCTCCTCCAGGCGTCTTTGTCCGAGTACTCCCATATATCCCAGTTTTCGCCTTGCGTTCTTGCGCTCATGTAAATCTTTCCGTCATCCGAGGCAAGTATCTCTCCTATAAGGGTATCTCCCTCCCAGATTCGCTCGGTTTCGCCCCCCTCAGGAGGGATTCTTTCAAGTATCGAACCGAAGCGGGCGTTTTCGGGGTCTAAAGACAGGAGAAAAGACTCATCAGGCAGACGGTCGAAGGCGCGCACTCTGCCCTCGAATATGACTGCTTCGTGGCGGTCTTTAAGGTCTAAGGCGCGTATCTGGACGAGTTCGCCGAAGCTGAGCCCCGAAGTGTTGGGAAATCCGAGCCTGTTGACCGATGCGCCGTAATAAAGCACCCCGTCGTGTACGCGTATCGGGGAAGTAATGGATGTAAGCGGCCGTTTAAGAACCTCCTCAACACCCGTAACACCCGTAACACCCGCAACACCCGCAACACCCGCCTGAGGATCGTATGCGACGATATCTATGTAAAATTTCCCGTACAATGGTGCAAGTTTCTTCCCGTACACGCGACAATAGTAGATTTTTTCGCCGTCGGTCGCCATACCTCCTGAAAAGTACCAGCCTTTTTTAGTTATCCTTTGGGCTGCGGAATCCGCTGGAATAAAGTCCGCAGCACGCTCCTTGACCGATTCCTGCCAGTCATCGAGCAGGGAGGGAAATCTCTGGTCGAAAGCGTCGCGGGCGCTTCTATCGAGTGAGAATATCGGAATGCGGGAACCGTGTTTCCTGTAGAAGGTTCCAATCGCCTCCTCGCCCTTGGTTTCGACTAGCCACTCGTAAAAGGGACCGCCGTAAGCGTAAATGGCGCCCAGAGGATATTCATAAAGGGAGCCCTCCATGTTCCAGTTTCTCGTAATCTTTCCCTCGCTTGCCCGTGTCAGAACATTGGCGTCGTACTCACCAGACTCGAGTCTGCCTTCATAGCCAACAATGTGGGATTCGGTGTAGACGGTAACTCCCTCTATAAGCCATCCTGGGGTGGCTGCGTTCGGAATCACCCATGGACCGAAGAGATATCCCAGGGCTTTCGGCAGGCCCCAAACGGACGAGAGCGAGACCTCGTGAGCGTACTCGTGGATTCCTACCGTCCGCATCCAGTCGCGCGTAGAAAGGTCAAAACCAGAGGGCGGAGTCGTATATAGATGGATTTCGTTGCCCACAGGATTCGAGAAGCCGTTGACGGTCATTCCCATATCCTCAATGACAATCCAGACCTTGCCCGGGTCATAACCTACTAAATCATTTACCTTGTCGCGTTTAGTCTCGAGCCACTGGATGGCTCGAGATGCCTGGCCGCCGTATCCTTTCGGAAAGACAAGATTGTAGTGCTCGCTCTGCAGAACCTGCCAGCGTACGGCGGCCGTCAGCAAAAGCGGCATTATCGAAAGTATCCCAAATCTTTTCACGGGCATATCCTCCTTGGAACATTTAGCCTATCAGTTTTCTATAAATGCCGTCTTCTCCGGAAAAACTATTATAAACCCCGAACTTAGCATATCTTAAGACGGGATTGCTGTATCCGTTGTTCCGAAAATATCGCTGCTATACAATTTCATAATAGCAAAAAAAATAATTACTATAGAAGATTCCTAAAATCTGAGCTTTACACCCATGTTTATCCAGCCGAACATCCCTGCGTTTTCGGGTCTGTCTATATAGGCTTCGCCAACCTGACCTTTTACCGGACGGTTCTTGAAGAGATAGAGGTGAAGATCAATGACCGGAGTCTCAATGAAAAAAAGATCGAGGATGGCCGTATTGAGCCTTATGTTTATTCCAGGTGTGTATGCTCTCAAGGTGTATGTATCATCATCATACAGGGTATCCGTATAAGAATGGGATGTGTAGCCCAGGGGCGCCGCTGACAATATAGGGGTTACTGAAAGAACCGACCTCTGGTACGCAGGGATCTCGAAGAAGGAGATGCAAGGAGGGTAGAAGTCCATATAGAGCCTTTGAACATTAAGGTGTCCCGCAAGATTGTCCCGGTTGCCTTCAATGCCTATAACGGAAGTCGTATCCCGAAGATGTTCGTTGCTCAAGTCCACGTTTATGGAAAGGATACGCCAGCCGAGGCGCTTCCACGCTTTGCCCCACCAGAACCGCTGACCGGCCACAACGGTATAGTTCTTAAATCCCAGATTCCTGAAGCGATTCTGCGAAAGCTCGGCGAACTCTATGCCGACGAATGCTCCGCGAAGCGTATCGCCCTTGCCGAAATAGACGATCCTGGGCTTTTTATCAGCTTCATTAGCAATATCTTGAGCAATGATTATTGAAGCAAAAAGAAAGAATACGGCCAAGATTTTTACAATGCATCTTCTTTTTGCATTCATGATGCCAGTATAGAATCCGTAATTGGTTTGTCAATGTCGTTTCATTACAGATGTCAGCCTAGCTATCGTCCGGTTATACACCCTCCTGCACGGTTTCAAGCGGCTTGACAAGCTCTCAAATAAGTGTAGCATAGAAGTTGTATAGACTGTTAGTGAAGTAACGGTTTATTGGTTGGAACCTTTTTCAAGGAGTGATTGATGCCAACAGGCAAGGTAAAGTGGTTCGATAATAAAAAAGGCTACGGGTTCATTGAGATAGACGACGGCTCAGGGGATATATTCGTTCACTACTCGGATATCGTTGCTGAGGGGTTCAAATCGCTTACAGAAGGCGACTCGGTTAAGTTCGAGGTATCCGAATCAGAGCAGGCACGCAAGGCTGTTAAGGTTGAAAAGATTTAAAAAAAGGTGTCTTTAAGCAAAACACCTAAAACTATTTATCTTTCATTAGGCAGCAATCTGTGGAGGAGAGGGTTTCTCATAAAAGCGGTGAAACTTTTGGAAAGATGCGGATTTGCGATAAAAAAAACATCCGAGGCTTATCTCACAAAGCCTCTTGGATTCAGGTTTCAGCCGTCCTTCGTCAATCAGGTCATAAAAGCCCAGACAACACTATCCCCGTTAGAGGCATTAGATATGATACAGAGAATTGAAAAAAAAATGGGCAGGTTGAGACTTTTCCCGAACGCTCCGCGCACGATTGACATTGACGTTCTTTTCTATAATAATATGATGATGAATCACCCCCGGTTGATAATTCCGCACCCGCGACTGCAGGAACGAGCTTTCGTTCTCGTTCCGCTTTGCGAAATAGAGCCGGAATTGGCGCACCCTGTGACCGGCTTGAGCGCTCGAATGATGCTCTCTCGAGTGGATAAAAGCGGGGTACGAAGATGGTCATGAAGCGGACGCTCGTTTGCGTAGAAGGCGTTATCGGCGTCGGCAAGACGACGCTCGCTCTCAAGCTGGCAGAGGAGTGGGGGGCCGTTTCGCTCCTCGAGGATGCACTTGAGAACCCGTATCTTGAACGGTTTTACGACGATCCTGAGACCTTCTCCTTTCCTGCCCAGCTCCACTTCCTGACATCCCGCTTCAAGGAACT
This window encodes:
- a CDS encoding CHAT domain-containing protein; the protein is MYSQNADSVRSAADSLHESGMQAAGDYQLDLARFHLSQEIGMRELISDTNGLVDALSGLSWVLILSSQYDSALTTSERGLALAARFMGREDTLTARLEGLVGKAYGGLNKYKEAMEHLKASLLIRLAALGTKHRRVADAYYDLGVYEFQFAHFDDAIVELSSAASIYTEIDSLESARSWQWIAASWGAKGRLSMMDSAVLKSIDIARAAVGDSSPELIPFYGFAGQLYAGLGFEEKALGYRSNAMELAELSGSPWWLALSMSDLASTYFELGELEKADSLASRALEVFTEVFGEEGPRVWAYYSLLGEIRMKEGKTDDGLNLLSKAVENLRNLPEGSHPQILASTLDDLATGYREKGNYAEAVRNYDEALSVWEKCPVGTGFGVAETMDGLGATYLKAGNPGKALAYFEASVQINEKNYALAPLSLAKGYTHLSQAEKALGQDSVALIHASMAADVFEQSSLRVGTEYRKAYAEKHSEIYENYIDLLMASGRFEEAFEVVERSKLKRLKASLEEGSMALGEDSLKQKLNFANELSLEEGIIAEQLLAEKSKDTLEQAPERIASLSKILAETKAEFFKVVSEIKTEPDYAFAVTVDPVLFASLRQELPEGQKLLMAYPSEKKLYLFLVSDSNYEARSIDISRDSVSRLVAQCRYLCFDKGLRLIAYQNISLWNWNSPDSAFYEREVKPLKDVLTKLYDLLIEPFEASLENSRIVTFIPSSELYYIPFGALAYEKEGNLHFLSEKINWNLLTSAELLKCIQRRSDWPADKPDTLLVVGNPLGANLPESQIEAQAIDSEYPGSILLLGENATEPEVTDKSKNIKFLHIASHCRLNSTSPWESYIQLSSTAESDGRWTATEISGEEWRRMQLVTLSACETAIGSDKPGLEWESMAKAFSLAMEGPPSIVATLWPVADESTRDFMISFYGYLKTMSKSEALRRAQSDLIHSSKYSHPFFWAPFILIGEWR
- a CDS encoding ROK family protein, encoding MSASFLGIDIGGTTVSLGLVDAHGKIKSKREIPTIMNEAPQKLVDRISSAALAAAKTEAISRVGAGIAGLIDHRRGVVRFSPNLSGWNDIPLADMLYERFRVPVAVGNDVNVIAWGEFKFGGYETKDLFCFTLGTGIGGGIISGGRLILGANDAAGEFGHTSFERQGLKCLCGLKGCLESYVGTRYLVKAARRRMKKGSPLMKLASSHELTPKLLAAAARQGDQVAREIFTEAGERIGRALGNVVQLLDPDVIVINGGISRAGELILLPIRESLKRYTMPLKDRRLRVLRSRLGDKAGILGAAALTDIVS
- a CDS encoding cold shock domain-containing protein — encoded protein: MPTGKVKWFDNKKGYGFIEIDDGSGDIFVHYSDIVAEGFKSLTEGDSVKFEVSESEQARKAVKVEKI
- the folK gene encoding 2-amino-4-hydroxy-6-hydroxymethyldihydropteridine diphosphokinase yields the protein MSLSKTPKTIYLSLGSNLWRRGFLIKAVKLLERCGFAIKKTSEAYLTKPLGFRFQPSFVNQVIKAQTTLSPLEALDMIQRIEKKMGRLRLFPNAPRTIDIDVLFYNNMMMNHPRLIIPHPRLQERAFVLVPLCEIEPELAHPVTGLSARMMLSRVDKSGVRRWS